The Echinicola rosea genome has a segment encoding these proteins:
- a CDS encoding M23 family metallopeptidase: MKKSWIAVAGIALLTAAGFGLYETKLKPQREVVEAEVTAMDIEEKAAVKEENLLYGINIDELDVVEGKVSRNQTLSTILAPFEVPYQIIDQIAKKSKDIFDVRKIAFNKKYTVLTARDSSATAEFFIYEPNAAEFVVYKLDGKDIYKEAKPVTLRKREIAGRITSSLYVNMTEQGITPDLIDEFADLYGWSVDFQRLQKGDKYKVVYNEKVVDDQVVGIEPIQVAYFEHMGEPYYAIPFEQNGQVSFFDLEGNSFKKAFLRDPVKFTRISSRYSPRRFHPVQKRYKAHLGTDYAAPRGTEIRSVGDGTIIAASYTGGNGNYVKVKHNGTYTTQYLHMSKIASGIRNGVRVKQGQVIGYVGSTGLATGPHLCFRFWKHGKQVDWLKEDIPPSDPILDNNKMAFERVKTEKMDQLAAIPYQENPDDKLITQATK; encoded by the coding sequence ATGAAGAAATCATGGATCGCAGTAGCCGGAATCGCGCTGCTGACGGCAGCAGGTTTTGGCTTGTACGAGACCAAGCTAAAACCTCAACGTGAAGTTGTAGAAGCAGAAGTAACCGCGATGGACATCGAAGAGAAAGCGGCGGTTAAGGAAGAGAATTTACTCTATGGAATTAATATAGACGAACTGGATGTAGTAGAAGGAAAAGTGTCGAGAAACCAGACCCTATCCACTATTTTGGCACCATTTGAGGTTCCTTACCAGATCATCGATCAGATAGCCAAAAAATCAAAAGATATTTTCGACGTTCGAAAAATTGCGTTCAACAAAAAATACACTGTACTCACCGCTAGGGACAGCAGTGCCACTGCAGAATTTTTTATTTATGAACCAAATGCCGCTGAATTTGTCGTGTACAAATTGGACGGCAAGGACATTTATAAAGAAGCAAAACCGGTAACACTTCGCAAACGGGAAATTGCCGGGCGAATCACCTCTTCTCTCTACGTCAACATGACCGAACAGGGCATCACACCGGATCTTATAGATGAATTTGCAGACCTTTATGGCTGGAGTGTGGATTTTCAGCGTCTCCAAAAGGGCGATAAATACAAAGTGGTGTACAATGAAAAAGTAGTGGACGACCAGGTCGTTGGGATTGAGCCCATCCAAGTGGCCTATTTCGAACATATGGGAGAACCCTATTATGCCATTCCTTTTGAACAAAACGGCCAAGTGTCCTTTTTTGACTTGGAAGGAAACAGTTTTAAAAAAGCATTCTTACGAGATCCCGTTAAATTTACCAGGATCAGCTCCCGGTATAGCCCAAGGAGATTTCACCCCGTTCAAAAACGCTATAAAGCTCACTTAGGAACAGATTACGCAGCGCCTAGGGGCACTGAAATCCGCTCCGTTGGCGATGGAACCATCATAGCTGCCAGCTACACTGGCGGGAATGGCAACTATGTCAAAGTAAAGCATAACGGAACCTACACCACCCAATACCTTCATATGTCCAAAATTGCCTCGGGCATTCGCAATGGCGTTCGTGTAAAACAGGGACAAGTCATCGGATATGTGGGCAGCACCGGTTTGGCCACTGGCCCTCACCTTTGCTTTAGGTTTTGGAAACACGGGAAGCAAGTGGACTGGCTAAAAGAAGACATCCCACCTTCCGATCCTATTTTGGACAATAACAAAATGGCTTTCGAAAGGGTAAAAACTGAAAAAATGGATCAGTTGGCAGCCATTCCCTATCAGGAAAACCCTGATGATAAACTGATCACACAAGCCACTAAATGA
- the aspS gene encoding aspartate--tRNA ligase has product MLRTHTCGELRIGDVGEEVTLSGWVQRVRNKGGLVWVDLRDRYGVTQLIFEEGSSDQSLLEKAASLGREFVIQAVGEVIERTSKNNKIPTGDIEVKTISLEVLNAAKVPPFVIEDETDGGEDLRMKYRYLDLRRRVVREKLQLRHRMMQETRKFMDSLDFMEVETPVLIKSTPEGARDFLVPSRINEGEFYALPQSPQTFKQLLMVSGFDRYFQIVKCFRDEDLRADRQPEFTQIDCEMSFVEQEDILTTFEGLVRHLFSTVKKVELGEVERMTFADAMKYYGNDKPDLRFDMKFVELNDVAQNKGFKIFDEAELVVGIAAPEAASYTRKQVDALTEWVKRPQIGAKGLVYVKCNDDGTFKSSVDKFYSQEDLKAWADKMNAQPGDLILVLSGDQNATRKQLSELRLKMGSDLGLRDKNTFKPLWVLDFPLLEWDEETKRFHAMHHPFTSPKEEDIPLLEKDPGAVRANAYDLVINGVEIGGGSIRIHDRDTQKTMFKHLGFSDEEAQAQFGFLMEAFEYGAPPHGGIAFGFDRLCAIFGGSDSIRDYIAFPKNNSGRDVMIDSPSAIADEQLKELSIQLALKK; this is encoded by the coding sequence ATGCTAAGAACACATACTTGTGGGGAATTGCGCATAGGAGATGTGGGCGAAGAAGTGACCCTTTCCGGCTGGGTACAACGGGTACGAAACAAAGGTGGTTTGGTATGGGTGGACCTCCGGGACAGATACGGGGTTACCCAACTGATTTTTGAAGAGGGCTCCAGTGATCAGTCACTGCTGGAAAAGGCAGCCTCACTGGGCAGGGAATTCGTTATTCAAGCTGTCGGTGAGGTCATAGAGCGGACTTCCAAAAACAATAAAATCCCTACGGGGGATATCGAGGTGAAGACCATTTCACTGGAAGTGCTGAATGCTGCCAAGGTTCCTCCATTTGTGATTGAAGATGAAACTGACGGTGGTGAGGACCTACGGATGAAGTATCGCTATTTGGATTTGAGAAGAAGGGTCGTTCGGGAAAAACTTCAGCTGAGGCACCGCATGATGCAGGAGACACGTAAGTTTATGGACAGTCTGGACTTTATGGAAGTGGAGACTCCTGTGCTGATCAAGTCCACACCAGAAGGGGCCAGAGACTTTTTGGTTCCCAGCAGGATCAATGAGGGAGAGTTTTATGCATTGCCGCAGTCGCCACAAACCTTTAAGCAGCTGCTAATGGTCAGTGGCTTTGATCGGTATTTCCAGATTGTAAAATGCTTCCGTGATGAGGACCTTAGGGCCGATCGTCAGCCAGAATTTACGCAGATAGACTGTGAAATGTCTTTTGTGGAGCAGGAAGATATTCTCACCACCTTTGAAGGGCTGGTAAGGCACCTGTTCAGTACCGTGAAGAAAGTGGAATTGGGTGAAGTGGAGCGGATGACTTTTGCCGATGCCATGAAGTACTATGGAAACGATAAGCCAGACTTGCGTTTTGATATGAAGTTTGTGGAGCTGAATGACGTGGCTCAAAACAAAGGCTTTAAGATTTTCGATGAGGCAGAATTGGTAGTGGGCATTGCTGCTCCAGAAGCGGCCAGTTATACCCGAAAGCAAGTGGATGCCTTGACCGAATGGGTGAAGCGTCCACAGATCGGTGCCAAGGGATTGGTGTATGTGAAATGCAACGACGACGGCACTTTTAAATCCTCAGTGGATAAATTTTATAGCCAAGAGGATCTCAAAGCTTGGGCGGATAAAATGAATGCCCAGCCAGGTGACCTCATCCTTGTTTTGTCTGGTGATCAAAATGCCACCAGAAAGCAACTTTCTGAGTTGCGACTAAAAATGGGAAGTGACCTGGGATTGAGGGACAAGAATACCTTCAAGCCACTGTGGGTATTGGACTTTCCGCTCTTGGAGTGGGACGAGGAAACCAAGCGTTTTCATGCCATGCACCATCCATTTACGTCTCCCAAGGAGGAAGATATTCCATTGTTGGAAAAAGACCCGGGAGCCGTACGTGCCAATGCATATGACTTGGTGATCAATGGCGTGGAAATCGGCGGTGGCTCCATTAGGATCCATGACCGCGATACCCAAAAGACCATGTTCAAGCATCTTGGCTTTTCCGATGAGGAGGCTCAGGCCCAGTTTGGCTTCTTGATGGAGGCATTTGAGTACGGTGCCCCACCGCATGGAGGCATTGCTTTTGGATTTGACAGGTTGTGTGCCATCTTCGGAGGAAGTGATTCGATCAGGGATTATATTGCTTTCCCGAAAAACAACTCCGGAAGGGATGTGATGATCGACTCTCCAAGTGCCATTGCCGATGAGCAGTTGAAAGAGCTGAGCATTCAACTGGCATTGAAAAAATAA
- a CDS encoding lysoplasmalogenase, translating into MKQKGIAWLYLYLFAGVSEMIMIVEGHQEYRYFSKPLIMLSLAIYFLTTTAVIKNTLLRKSMGAGLIFALAGDVLLLFPSMFLYGLGAFLITLICYTISFKLTQNHQINLRNINFLKTFFFNLPIYIFAAMLYFLVNDHLGQLKVPVVLYIFAMVLMVSIARERFKHTNILSFIQVFVGALLFMVSDSILALDLFFSPIANADILIMGTYILAQLLIVMGIRSHLVHSPTAK; encoded by the coding sequence ATGAAACAAAAAGGAATAGCATGGCTATACCTCTATTTATTCGCAGGTGTAAGCGAAATGATCATGATCGTAGAAGGTCATCAGGAATATCGCTATTTTTCCAAACCATTGATCATGCTGTCGTTGGCCATTTATTTTCTGACCACTACGGCCGTGATCAAAAACACACTCCTAAGGAAATCCATGGGAGCAGGTTTGATTTTCGCACTGGCTGGAGACGTTCTCCTGCTCTTTCCGTCCATGTTTCTCTATGGATTGGGAGCCTTCTTGATCACCTTGATCTGTTATACCATTTCCTTTAAGCTCACCCAAAACCACCAAATCAACCTACGAAATATCAATTTTCTCAAAACCTTCTTCTTCAACCTACCGATCTATATTTTTGCGGCCATGCTGTATTTTCTGGTCAATGATCACTTGGGCCAATTAAAAGTTCCGGTAGTGCTGTACATTTTCGCGATGGTGCTCATGGTATCCATCGCCAGAGAGCGCTTTAAACACACCAATATCCTGAGTTTTATCCAGGTGTTTGTGGGAGCATTATTGTTTATGGTCTCTGACAGCATCTTGGCCCTCGACCTGTTCTTCAGCCCTATAGCCAATGCTGATATCCTGATCATGGGTACGTACATTTTGGCGCAGCTGCTCATCGTGATGGGTATTCGCAGTCACTTGGTTCACAGCCCTACGGCAAAATAG